In Aedes albopictus strain Foshan chromosome 3, AalbF5, whole genome shotgun sequence, the genomic window ATATCGTGAGGCAGGAAGTATTCGTCGATCGTTTTTTGTGtcaattctgtggagaattcaacTGGGATTAGTTAAGTGAATGCGAAGCCCACCGTCCATCATCATGACGGAAACACTTGCTATTGAACAAGGATGGGAAATGTCacaaaaaatgtcattttgttatttGTTAATTTCACTGCATCTAGTAAGAAATGTAAATCAACAACAGCATTGATTATCCACATCTAATCAGCATTATGGATTGGTGAAACAGAAATTTACACCAAAAGTGGTGtaaataaaaaaatttcatgacatttttttttcaaatttcgcgacattttccatccctgctacTGAGCAAAAGTATCTTACCTTTTCCTTCAATTTTCACCGCACGGTTGTCAAGTAGCGAAAGCGACATTCCAGTGTTGAACTTGCTGAATGCCTTTCCTAGCAGTTTCAGAATTCTTCTCCGGAAATCAATGAAATATTCTTTCAGCCAGTCACTGCTTTCCACCTTTTCCAAGCTGGTGCTGATGGGCGACAGCATAATGCACGAATGCTCTCCGGTTAAATCGTTTTCCTTCTGGCTCAGATAAACCGGAACAAACTTTTGACTTTTCCAAAACCGCAACAAATCATTTGTCAAGCCAAACGATGTGCCCAGGTAATCCAGATGCTCCGGTCGACGTTCGGACAACCGTTTCAGCAGTGTGGGCACTTTTTTGCGAGGTTCAATTACCTCCTTCAAAAGTCCAACGTCTTCATCGTCGATTGTTTGGATTCCGTTGTCCAGATCGTCATCCTCCAGGTCGTTGGAGAGGGATGTGAAATTACCTTCGTAGTAATTTCTAAGCTGCTTCAGAGCCCGCTTGCCGTATCCCATCTGAAAAGAAAGTAATGGTGTAGATAATGCATCAGAGTTACAACTTCTGATTCTTGTTCATGTGTAATGTTTCGGAAACCGAACTTTACTACTCACCCGTTGATAGTTGGGATGTGTGGCAATTCGCACGATCCGGGCTCCGCTGAGCTTGGGAAATTGCTGATCACCGTACTGCTCGGCAATGTTCCATGGGATCAGATCGCCCGCGCTCTTCATCCCGCGAGCCAACGAGTTTTGAATCGACTGTGAGGATATTTGTCCTTCCAGGCACACTTGAATCACCACCAGAATTTCCGGTAGCTGATCTTTCTTGGTAATCGGACCCAGTAGGCAAAACAGGTGATGAGCTGGAGCGTCGCTCATCATTTGCAAATCGTTGGGGCTGTTCTTGTAATGAGACGAGACACAAATGGATACCACCCGTTGAAGGAACGCTTCTGCTGCCCGATGGTATGAAAAGAGCGCATCCCGGTCAATGTAGTACAGCTCACAGGCTTCCGGTGTGGGACAACCGGAGTTGAGGTTTGGAACCACTGTAGCGTCAAGGCAGAGAAGGGATGTGAGCCACGATTCCACGGCATCATGCGGGTTGTAACGAATTGATTCCTCGAGTTTTATCTTGAAGGACAGAAACAGGTGAATTAATTAATGAATTAATTCAGCAAAAGCTGAATAGATTAACTATGCTGTTTATCTCATTCTAGTTTTAAAACTATTTCTATTAATTGAAAAACCAAACGATTTAGCAATACCCAGCATTTTGAAACAATTTTCTTAAGagatattttgaccaaaaagcgTTCGGCGTCTGGAGATCCAAAATGGCAAACGTTGTACTTCcgcaatttatctaggatttgttGCAGAGTAAACATTGGATCAGTGGTTGATCGGCCCTcttgaaaaccagcctggtatttgcCAACGAAGGGCTCCTGTAATGGTCTCTATCTGTTGAACTGAATACGTTACATAATTTTGTACGCCGAGTTAAGGGGTGTTATTACTCGATAGTTGGCGCACGCCAGTCTGTGTCTCTTTTCGTTAAGAGGCCAAATGGGCCCTCCAACCAGCTAGCAGGTAGTTTTTCTTTCCATATATTCAACATCATAATCATAAGTATTTCGTGCAGCTGGTCACTACTACGTTTAAAAAAATTAGCCAAGAGTTCGTAGTATGTggccaattcttcaacttcagcaatcagcataataaacgtacacaaTTCAcaatccggaagcactgatgatcacaaggacgcattttacgcgcagctcaaacgcgagtacgaccgctgcccaagcaacGACGTCAAgatatcataggagatttaaacgctcattGAACTCGCCGCTTCCAacaacatggccatacgtagcacctttttccaacacagcctccctcatcgttacacctggagatcaccacagcagacggaatctcaaatcgaccacgttctgattgacggacggcacttctccgacattatcgacgtcaggacctatcgtggcgccaatatcgactccgaccaccatctagtgatggtcaaactgcgcccaaaactctccgtcatttaacaatgtacggtaccggcgaccgccgcggtacaacctagagcgactcaaACAATCGGATGTCGCttaagcatacgcgcagaatttcgaggccgtgttgccagacgagggcgagctcgaaaaggtccctctagaggactgctggagtacagtgaaagcagccatcaacgacgtagcCGAGAGAACCATCGGGAACGTGGAACGGaattgacggaacgaatggttcggcgaagagtgcagaacaattttggaagaggagtacgcagcgcgggcggtaatgctgcagcaagagactcgacagaacgtggaacgttacaaacagaagcggaaacagcagacccgtctttttcgagagaaaaagcgccgcctgccaaaagcggagtgcgaagaaatgaaacCAAACACGCATCGGCAgctgaagtcgggcctactacgggctccagaagaagctgtggtctaaaaagattcacccacgcactaaatgcaccaagtacaaaacgctaataagaccggtggtcctctacggacacgagacttggaccatgctggaggaggacctgcaagcactcggagtttttgagcgacgcgtgctaaggacgatcttcggcggtgtgcaagagaacggtgtgtggcggagaaggatgagccacgagctcgctgcactttacggcgaacccagcatccagaaggtggccaaagccggaaggatacggtgggcagggcatgttgcaagattggcggataacaaccctgcaaagctggtgtttcctactgatccggttggcacaagaaggtgtggagcgcaaaGAGtagatggtagatgttgtagttGAAGGAAGTGTTGGCAATAGAAGTCGCTGCCCTGAATACACGTTCTCCAAATATAGGGCACCACCAAATATACtgtattaacaatataggtcacttcgtgttttcacatataacgacatggagacgccgtttacgaatgattacagcaccacctgttgtcataaaaaatcaataattgtattttgatcaattttagtttaccgtgcaaggtgacatttcacgaaaaaagatgttaggggtgtccaagttttttgttcccaaataatcgatttacaatatagatacacaaacaaaatattatttcattagatgacatctgcgaatatatctgtagaagaatttgaatgctccttcattgtaacgtcaccgaaatcgttcaacttcggaatttaaaattttcacaataaaaaattaacttatattttgccctggtggttgctcttttcctttgacaatggcttttagTATCATCTctcttaatgtccacgctgacatacatacatcggattggatagcttacaaaaaatccggaagatcaccaaccaagtgcACATCAAATTTCTTGTGACATAGAGCAAGACATTGCAGCCAAGGGTGCACAAGCTAATGGACCGATGCACGAACTtaataatttcaacgtttgagcggCGTTCTTACAAAAAATGAGCTTCGGGATCGGACCTGAGAGTGGAACCCGTCAAATTTAATTTCGAATAAGTTCGTTGTacttccgaagtgaactgtgagtttattcgaatactgattgttttattccggactaatcggtttgctttgttgttggatgtgtgaacattgtgctgtcaaaaattgcacatttacacgatcgtcgcgaaatccttgcaaagctcaatattttaaatatacagtcatgggcttctgggtgaacttcaggtagcctgcggctcagttagcagcggttagaaacggataaatgcggattttccgattagaaaaggatatgtcattccccttgattttcttcttggtttttttttttcagtgattcattcaggacctttttttaaaattcatccaggagagccTTCAGAGaatgaatttaattttttttttcctgaaatttctccggaggttccttcgagggacccccaggagttcctactgaaattacaccagcaatttcttctgatgttccttcaagtattaattctaggaatcctcaagaattctcttctaggattcgtcaagaagttccttataggatttctttatatgagtttcttggagtctttcttggattcctgcagaagcttcatcaacgattccctcaggagtttttttacgaatacctcccggagttacttctggaattcctccaaaattttccaagaacgaccagaagttgtttcagggatttatccaagagttcctttaaaaaaatcctctttcTGGGAATATCAACCGGGATTTATACTAGTATTTttacaaaagttccttctggaattcactccagaattcaggatttttcaaggagtttcttttgaaattccggagCAATACCGAAATGACTCTGTAAATATCCAACGCGATTTTttatgaacaatttaattaatattttacgagggatttttccaggattccttcagaagtttcctcttggaagtataagaaatcctccaggaattatatttgtgattccttccaagatttctattaatttggaatgtcttcagaagtactttttccGGGGTTCTCAGAAGCAATAAGTGAATactacccgcataaacgataaccataagatttgcttaaccacccattcgggatacaattcgaacagtatgtggtattgttgaacCATCTACATTACGGTCCGCTTATTGGGTTGGTTTATTAGGGTAGATGTGTAGtaatgagttgttttttttttttatgctaaactctccgtttctgcattgaaacggtgcaaactcatgggtaatagggcactgcatgaaattcgcgccttctctttcactcttacagaaattttgtaaaaaacaaggccaagaaacgtcaaaatcccatacaaaatcaaaacaatgcagtgccctgattcctagcctagtttgatgctgcttgagtaaaactttggggaactatgttgatgaagttgcaataaatgagaatacagCAACCAAACAGCAACacagttgcccaaagttttgctcaaacagcatcaaatcactgttcataaactacgtagactcaattttggcaatctcagaacccccctagttttttatggacaggccctcagTCAAGCAGCCATAAAACCTGTGCTTTTATGTTACCATTgttgcagttaccattttatcGCAGTTACGGAGAATTTACTTTatcattatacaaaaattcagcttattactacaaatctagtactccactgattgcgttttgttcatggagatatgtaatcccagaaggaacttttggaaaaaaaaacagaacggacatctggaggatttttcacaaaactgctggagaaatttgataaaaaaaatggaggaggaacgctggaacgctttccctaagcaatcccgaaaggagtttttttttgcaattcttaaagggatcccacaagaaagttcttttgtaatttcgggagaaaataccgttcataactcgctaacggaaagttcgatttgggtcgtctgctAGGTCATCTGTGTGTTAGTCTGTTATGAACGTtcagttcaaatttacttcgcatgtCGCGCATGTCGCGAcgtcgatttggtgctgcgacgataatatacgccgaaaattgttcaagaagagagaattaaatttgttctaatttgtgtagttgaaaaaaaaaaccgattaatgttaatcgattatctcagaagaaatgggcatccccaccatgcaatgacagttcgacagaataaacgtcattcggatagcgcatgcattcagtgtgtagtagtacctcttctgacgcttggtggcgccacattcactaaaaaggtgtcgccaaaaaatcgtaagagtgacctatattgttaaccctctaatacccaaatttttgattttgatctaaatatcatttttcgtcatctaaaatcgatttgaacatgttttggaagatgattctttttaattcccgatttcgtgaatttcagtttttgatttttctaatttttatttttcaacatctccaaagttttatatttttcctggaagcctatttggggtacggattttttgagatgaaaacattttgagatattatgattgttgttgaaatatttttattttaattttttttcatagaaaattttattttccgtgtaattataaggaaaataattttagagtgtattcgattcccttaaactataaaactaggatagaatgatttgggaaaaatttaaaatatgttaattgcagtgattaaatgcaaaataaacaatgacttctagaaggtgactataacatcaatttttcaatgatttttaaaaaatgtaaatacgctttaaaataccccaaaaaccattttgagatatacaaaacagtccttactatcagccaaaaatataaaaattttgattttccacgaaacaaaaattacaaaaatgctcaaactataccccgtctaaaggcggtattgggtattagagggttaatatagtatatttgacacCACACCTCCTGAATCGCAACTACATTCACTCCAACCGTCTGCAGTTCATGAGTTGAAGACTCATTCATTTGAAGCCCAAACATTTCATGTAACGAGATGGTATTCCGATGAAACTAACCAGGCTGATACGTGCAAATGCAAAAATGGATGGGTCGAAATCAAGTACATATTCGGATAGCAAATAAAGTCTTTGTTTCATTTGTGACCTTGAATGATTTAAGTAGATCAGCACTAAAAAATGTATTGATCTGGTGTGATTAAGCTATAAGTTGTTATGTAAAAGATACACGTGCAATGTGTACTTTTGCTTAtgagtttaaggagaaacttcagcgaaaacgaatatggctgccacaatggccgacttggacccctactcacgttttcaagagcaccaatcttttaaattcgtaaacaaatgcgctcgatttgggaaAGTAGCCCCTTTTTGCTAGTGAGCAAAGCCAGAacaaacaagtgcggcttggttcgatgcttcattcgtcagatttgtgcctctaaagtttgtatgcaaaactaCAGTGGGatctcttgatgtttcaccttaagcgtGTAGGAGTGCAGCGAAGAAAGCATTCGCCTCTCTGAAGAGGGGGAAAACGAGAATAGACCTGAAAATAAGCTCGACCAAGACGAAGTACGTGATTAGGGGGTATCAGCCTGATTAGGGTAGGGACAGAGACAGGCCTAGTGTTGTTTGTGCTGAGGTAGTAATTGCCGGAACCATGTTTGAACTTGGCGAAGAATAAATTTCTTACGCAATTACCGATACACTTCCTGGTGGAAAGTCCTGGGCGAATTCCGACTGAAATTTTCTTCTGAAAGACATGTCATTGAATAACTTTAACCAATTCCT contains:
- the LOC109405592 gene encoding RNA cytidine acetyltransferase; the encoded protein is IHLFLSFKIKLEESIRYNPHDAVESWLTSLLCLDATVVPNLNSGCPTPEACELYYIDRDALFSYHRAAEAFLQRVVSICVSSHYKNSPNDLQMMSDAPAHHLFCLLGPITKKDQLPEILVVIQVCLEGQISSQSIQNSLARGMKSAGDLIPWNIAEQYGDQQFPKLSGARIVRIATHPNYQRMGYGKRALKQLRNYYEGNFTSLSNDLEDDDLDNGIQTIDDEDVGLLKEVIEPRKKVPTLLKRLSERRPEHLDYLGTSFGLTNDLLRFWKSQKFVPVYLSQKENDLTGEHSCIMLSPISTSLEKVESSDWLKEYFIDFRRRILKLLGKAFSKFNTGMSLSLLDNRAVKIEGKELTQKTIDEYFLPHDIQRLEMYARNQVEYKLIMDLTSDLALLYFQSKMASANIDSLQKAILLGTGLQHKTIEKLSEEFNMPNNQVLAKFYDCLKKLTKYVDSVLERTIESTMVNESQLNTGENLVALDKSINEDLADDVRKLEKKQKKELARLKKENLDQYVIKGTDDEWKNALAKNKSSIVSIKSGEKRLGEDNDMSYEENEHSFKKKKSKHDFGKKQKFRKNK